Proteins from a genomic interval of Mycobacterium conspicuum:
- a CDS encoding SDR family oxidoreductase: MNSDQIVALVTGANRGLGKHFATQLVQRGAKVYAAARRPDTIDIPGVEAVQLDITDPTSVGRAADQAGDVTLLINNAGSSTRAGLLSGSLEDIRLEMDTHYFGTLNAIRAFVPIIEGNGGGAILNMLSVLSWLHLPGSGAYGAAKAAAWAMTDALRQELAPRGIHVTAVHVGYMDTDMAAFAPADQKTDPAVVAELALDGLFAGLPEVLADEQTRTVKAQLSSTS, translated from the coding sequence ATGAATAGCGACCAGATCGTCGCGCTGGTTACTGGCGCCAACCGTGGCTTGGGCAAGCACTTCGCAACCCAGCTTGTCCAGCGTGGGGCGAAGGTCTACGCCGCGGCACGCCGCCCCGACACAATAGACATCCCCGGCGTCGAGGCCGTCCAGCTCGACATCACCGACCCGACCTCGGTGGGCCGCGCTGCCGATCAGGCCGGCGACGTGACCTTGCTCATCAACAACGCCGGTAGCTCTACTCGCGCCGGACTGCTGTCCGGGTCGCTAGAGGACATCCGGCTCGAGATGGACACGCACTACTTCGGCACACTCAACGCGATCCGCGCGTTCGTTCCGATCATTGAAGGCAATGGCGGAGGTGCAATCCTCAACATGCTCTCGGTGTTGTCCTGGCTGCACCTCCCCGGCTCCGGCGCCTACGGCGCGGCCAAGGCAGCGGCCTGGGCCATGACCGACGCGCTTCGGCAGGAACTGGCCCCTCGCGGCATCCACGTCACTGCCGTGCACGTCGGCTACATGGACACCGACATGGCCGCCTTCGCGCCAGCAGACCAGAAGACCGATCCTGCGGTGGTCGCCGAACTCGCGCTCGACGGCCTATTCGCCGGTTTGCCGGAAGTCCTCGCCGACGAGCAGACGCGCACGGTGAAGGCGCAGTTATCCAGCACGTCCTAA
- a CDS encoding alpha/beta hydrolase has protein sequence MTTYAFDPEIAEMVPLLPTWQGDDPARMRTALAEMIAQLPVPDTTGLHIEERRIPGRDGDPDVTVRIYRPEHPTAPAGIYSVHGGGFIAGDLDTEHASNVTLARELGVVVVSVDYRLAPEAPFPAPLEDVYAGLVWMAAHAGELGIDPGRIAIHGMSAGGGLCAGLALLARDRGGPHIAFQFLAVPELDDRLTSPSMTAFTDTPLWSRPRAVFSWDCYLGPGRAGSDDVSVYAAPARATDLAGLPPAYVSVMQFDPLRDEGVAYALAMLAAGVSVELHLFPGTFHGSSLIQTAAISRREQAEAIAVLRQALAL, from the coding sequence ATGACGACCTACGCGTTCGACCCCGAAATCGCCGAGATGGTCCCGCTCCTGCCGACCTGGCAGGGTGACGACCCGGCGCGAATGCGGACGGCGTTGGCGGAGATGATCGCGCAGCTGCCGGTGCCGGACACGACGGGGCTACACATCGAGGAGCGCCGCATTCCCGGCCGCGACGGCGATCCCGACGTGACGGTGCGTATCTACCGGCCCGAGCACCCGACGGCGCCCGCCGGGATTTACAGCGTTCATGGCGGCGGGTTCATCGCCGGTGACCTCGACACCGAGCACGCCTCCAACGTCACGCTCGCTCGCGAGCTCGGCGTCGTCGTGGTGTCGGTGGACTACCGGCTGGCGCCGGAGGCACCGTTCCCCGCGCCGCTGGAAGACGTCTACGCCGGCTTGGTCTGGATGGCGGCTCACGCGGGTGAGCTGGGCATCGATCCCGGGCGCATCGCGATCCACGGCATGAGCGCCGGCGGCGGTCTGTGCGCGGGGCTGGCGCTGCTGGCCCGTGACCGCGGTGGGCCGCACATCGCCTTTCAATTCCTGGCGGTGCCGGAGCTCGACGATCGGCTCACCAGCCCGAGCATGACCGCCTTTACCGACACCCCGCTGTGGAGTCGCCCCCGAGCCGTGTTCAGCTGGGACTGCTACCTCGGGCCGGGCCGCGCCGGCTCCGACGACGTGTCGGTCTACGCCGCGCCGGCCCGCGCGACCGATCTGGCGGGCCTACCACCCGCCTACGTTTCGGTGATGCAGTTCGACCCCCTGCGTGACGAGGGCGTCGCCTACGCGCTGGCCATGCTCGCCGCGGGTGTCAGCGTCGAATTGCATTTGTTCCCAGGCACTTTCCACGGCTCCTCCCTCATCCAAACCGCGGCGATCTCCCGGCGTGAGCAGGCCGAGGCGATCGCGGTACTGCGCCAAGCGCTGGCGTTGTAG
- a CDS encoding adenylate/guanylate cyclase domain-containing protein, producing MDRILQWAWDRYGARYSWVICAIGFPIAFPVYLTLSFIIVAFEKSGRYVESAGVTVGAVLVLVYALVLPGLGAWRLVDRWAAAGEGDRASVLKATYVWSRKQTARALGVVAVVAGVMAITVGLIVGADLSRLGQYAILGAAFGSGSHSIGVHSLVEASLRPVRVALAGGKAIGDSLPRSRPTFATWTNLSMLGVVLAFAIAGAMLTAVFAPAHQSPALWVLIGLGLTVGFGMPITVFASFSPSLKPIEDLAQGTERVAAGDYSQRLPVVQDDDLGALAASFNRMQAGLAERQRLQAAFGTYVDPALAARLLEQGDDVFTGERREVTVMFIDIRDFTPFAEANTAEDTVARLNALFEIVVPAVVDAGGHVNKFLGDGALAVFGAPNDLADHADAAVRAAVLIHRLVAERFGADLRIGIGINTGVVIAGTIGGGGKLEFTLIGDAVNVAARVEQLTKTTDDAILLTGQCVDALASPPPQLVDRGSHVLKGKSAAVQVFGLAEARF from the coding sequence ATGGACCGCATCTTGCAGTGGGCATGGGATCGATACGGCGCGCGGTACTCATGGGTGATCTGCGCGATCGGATTCCCCATAGCGTTCCCGGTCTACCTAACTCTGTCGTTCATCATCGTGGCTTTCGAGAAGTCGGGTCGCTACGTCGAGTCGGCAGGTGTCACCGTTGGAGCGGTGCTGGTACTGGTGTACGCGCTGGTTCTTCCCGGCCTGGGCGCGTGGCGGCTTGTCGATCGTTGGGCTGCGGCCGGTGAGGGCGATCGGGCGAGCGTTCTAAAGGCCACTTACGTCTGGTCTCGTAAGCAGACGGCTCGAGCGTTAGGGGTCGTCGCGGTCGTGGCCGGCGTAATGGCGATCACTGTCGGTCTAATTGTCGGCGCGGACCTATCACGGCTTGGCCAGTATGCGATCTTAGGCGCCGCTTTCGGATCGGGCTCCCATTCGATCGGAGTGCACAGCTTGGTCGAGGCTTCCCTACGGCCGGTGCGGGTCGCGCTCGCTGGTGGCAAGGCGATTGGGGACTCCTTGCCGCGGTCTCGCCCTACGTTCGCCACTTGGACGAACCTGTCCATGCTCGGGGTCGTGCTTGCATTCGCCATCGCGGGCGCGATGCTCACGGCGGTATTCGCGCCCGCGCATCAGAGTCCCGCGCTTTGGGTGTTGATCGGACTCGGATTGACCGTGGGATTTGGTATGCCGATAACGGTTTTCGCCTCTTTCTCGCCCTCCTTGAAGCCAATTGAAGACCTTGCGCAAGGAACCGAACGTGTTGCGGCAGGCGATTACAGCCAGCGCCTGCCGGTGGTTCAAGACGACGACCTCGGCGCGCTCGCGGCGTCGTTCAACCGGATGCAGGCGGGATTGGCTGAGCGGCAACGACTTCAGGCCGCGTTCGGCACCTACGTCGACCCGGCCCTGGCCGCCCGGCTGCTGGAGCAGGGCGACGATGTGTTCACCGGCGAGCGCCGGGAGGTGACGGTGATGTTCATCGACATCCGCGACTTCACGCCGTTCGCCGAGGCCAACACCGCCGAGGACACGGTGGCGCGGCTGAACGCACTATTCGAGATCGTGGTGCCCGCCGTCGTCGACGCCGGGGGGCACGTCAACAAGTTCCTCGGCGACGGCGCGCTCGCGGTCTTCGGCGCACCCAACGATCTAGCGGATCACGCCGACGCCGCCGTGCGCGCCGCGGTGCTGATTCACCGCCTTGTCGCCGAGCGGTTCGGCGCCGACCTTCGCATCGGGATCGGGATCAACACCGGCGTGGTGATCGCGGGCACCATTGGCGGCGGCGGGAAGCTGGAGTTCACCCTGATCGGCGACGCGGTCAACGTCGCAGCCCGCGTCGAGCAACTCACCAAAACCACCGACGACGCGATCCTTCTCACCGGGCAGTGTGTCGATGCCCTCGCATCTCCGCCGCCGCAACTCGTCGACCGGGGATCGCATGTTCTGAAAGGAAAATCGGCCGCCGTGCAGGTCTTCGGCCTCGCTGAAGCGAGGTTTTAG